Within Methanomicrobia archaeon, the genomic segment GGGAGTATGATGCTCTTGACCAGTTCCTGCTTCACGCTCGTCAGGCCGCCGATGTCCTTGAAGCTGACGCCCGGGCTCTTCGTGACCTCGTACCGTGAATACTCGCGTGTCCGGTACGTGCGTTTGATATCGAGCGTTCCGGGGAGCAGGCCGACCTTCATGCCTTCCCGTATCGACCCGCGTTCGTCCTCCTTGAGCCGCTTATATATTCTGCCGCGGCCACGGCCCGTGGAGATCTCGGCGATCCAGCCCTCCTCAGCCTCATCCTTACGGAGCTCTTCGATCTCGCCCACCTCTAAATCCACCATGCGATCGAAGACGCTCGTAATGCCTATGGAAAACCCACTGGGGTTACTTTTATCCGGGATTCGGCCGATGAAGACGAACTTACCCGGCTGGAGCTGCTCAAGCTCGCCATCGCTCAGCGGGCCATAGGGCAAGGCCTTCAATGCACCATTCAAATTCACCAGTGCGCCCTCGGGCAGTTGCTCAACCAGAAAACCGCAATCTAAGGGTGGTGATCTCGATTTGGAGACGAGCCGCTCCAGATCTTCCTTATACGCCTCGGTCTCCTCGTATTTACGGCGCAAGCGCCGATATTCGCTCTCCAGCCGCTCATACTCGTATCGGGGGATATAATCCTCCTGTGCCATGGTCTCTATGTGTATCTAGTGCCGGGAATTATAAAAAACCTGTGCCGGCCCCGTACGGTTATATAAAAAACTTAAATATATAGAGGTGTATAGAAAGGTACAGTAATGAAAGCGGAGAAGCGTAAAGTACAACTCACCGGCGGCTCCACCTATACCATCTCACTCCCGATCAAATGGGCTCGTGACGCTGCGGTCAAGCAGGGCGACGAGCTCCTCCTCGTCGAGCAGCCTGACCGTTCGCTGCTCCTGACACCCGTGAGGGCGGGCGACGAGCGCGCACGGTATGCTGAGCTTACCCTCGCGGATACTGAGCAGTTCGAGGACCATTTCAGATATCTCATCGCTTATTACCTCGTGGGCTACGATGTCGTGAAGCTGCTCTCACCGGGCGGGTTCGAGGCTGAGGTGCGCAAACGGATCAAGGAAGAGGTGCGGAAGCGACTCATCGGCATGGAGGTCGTGGGCGAATCCTCGAAAGAGATCGTGCTCAAGAGCTTCTTGAAATATGAGGATTTCACGCTCCGGGATGCCCTTCAGAGCATGTCCCGGATCATCATCGCCATGCTCGAGGATGCGATCTCGGCGCTCGAGCTGGGCGATAAGGACCGTGCACGGGATGTCATTGAGCGCGATAACGAGATTGACCGATTCTACTTGCTCCTGGTACGACAGCTCAAGGCCACGGTCCGTGATCCTGAACTGGCGAAGAAGATCGAGATGAGCGGGCAACGGGACAGCCTCGGCTACCGGATCGTGGTGAAGAACATGGAGCGGATGGGGGATCATGTTGAGCGGATCGCGAAGCACTCGCTGCTGATGAGTGCGCCGGTCGGCGTTGAGCAGATCCGGGAGATCGGCACGAGCACGAAAGTGCTCTTCCTGAAGACCCTGGATTCGTTACGGAAGCGTGACGTGCAGATGGCGAATGAGGCGATCCGTGATGCTAATCAGCTGATCGATCGCGTGAACGAGATAAATGAGCGTACCCTGGCCGAAGAGATGAGTGTGAGCGATAAGATACACGCGTTTGCGATCATCGAGAGCCTGGGCAAGATCGCGAAGTATTGCGAAGATATCGCGGAGATAACGATCAATCTGGGCATTGAAGTTCCCGGCGAGGAGATCCCGTAACGATAGCGCCCGGAACCGCGGTGGGTGAAGATCGATTTGATTTAAAGCGCAGTACCTAATTTATCAGTGACGTACGAGAAGGGGGGGAGACCATGCTTGGACGGTTGAGCAGCTCGCTGAAGGAGACCATACAGAAGATCGCAAAGGCCAAGCGGATCGACAAACAGACGGTTGACGAGCTGGTACGGGACATCCAGCGGGCCTTGATCCAGGCGGATGTGAAGATCGCGCTGGTGAAAGAGCTCTCGGATCGCATCCGTGAGCGGAGTTTGAGTGAGAAGCCGACCCTCAATCCGCGTGAGCACGTGATCAAGGTAGTTTATGAGGAATTGATCACCATTCTGGGCACGGGTGTGGATGTGCCGCTGGGCTCGCAGAAGATCATGATGGTCGGGTTGCACGGCACGGGGAAGACCTCATCGTGCGCGAAACTGGCACGGTATTTCCAGAAGAAGGGCTTGAAGCCCGCCGTGATCTGTGCCGATGTCTACCGGCCCGCAGCATCCGACCAGCTCCGGCAACTCTGCAACTCGATCGGCGTGCCCTTTTATGACGGCGCCAATCTGCCTCCCGGGAGGAGCGTGACGGATATCGTTGCGGCGGGCGTCACCACGTTCGAGAAGTACGATGTCAAGATCATCGATACCGCGGGTCGGCACGCGCTGGAAGCGGAAATGATCGAGGAGATAAAAGAGATCGGTGCGCTGATCGCGCCGGAACATCGCTTCCTCGTCCTGGACGCCGCGATAGGGCAGCAGGCGTCGGTGCAGGCGCACGCATTCGATGCTGCGGTCGGTATCACGGGCATTATCATAACGAAGATGGACGGCACGGCGAAGGGCGGCGGCGCGCTCTCCGCGGTCTCCGAGACGAACTCCGGGGTGGCGTTCATCGGTACCGGCGAGAAGGTGGACGATTTCGAGAAATTCGAGGCTGATCGGTTCATCTCGCGGCTGCTCGGCATGGGCGATATCAAGTCGCTGATCGAGATGGCGGAGGAGAGTCTGACCGAGAAGGAGGTGGATGCAGACCTCCTCAAGGGTAAGTTCACCTTGAACGATCTGTACAAGCAGCTGGAAGCAGTGCGGAAGATGGGACCGTTCAAGAAGATCATGCAGATGATGCCCCTGGGCGGTTTGGGGTTTGATCTCAATGATGAGATGTACCAGATCACGGAGGATAAATTGGGCAAATTCCGGGTGATCATGGATTCGATGACCGAGGACGAGCTGAATGACCCGAAGATTATCGACGGCTCACGGCTGCGCCGCATCGCGCGGGGGGCGGGCACGACCACGGCCGAGGTGAGCTCGCTGCTCAAGTATCACCGCATGATGCAGAAGATGATGAAGCAGTTTGGGAAAGGTGGTCGTGGGAAACTGCCGGCGATGAAGGGGATGCCGCTCGGCAAACTGATGGACATGATGAAATAAGGTTCCGGTCACGCGGTATCAAATCAAATCAAATCAAATCAAATCAACTCAAAGCACGAGCGAGCGTCACACGATCCGCACGTCACCGACTCTAATTCCTTTGCTCCGGGCCACGATCTCGCCAACGATTTGTCCGCCGGTTGTCTGTAGCGCTTCCCGCTTCGCCTGCTCGGGGATCACCACCGCGAAGCCCATGCCCATGTTGAAGGTCTTATACATCTCTTCGGCAGTGATGTCGCCCTGCTCCTGAAGGAACGCGAAGATCTCCTGCGGCTCGAACGGGTTATAGATATCGTAGCCGAGCTCGGTAATTCGGGTCAGCTTGAGGAACCCGCTGCCCGTGATATGGGCCGCGCCATGTACCTCGCAGCGCGCCATCAACTCCAGGACCTCCGTATAGATCCGCGTTGGTATGAGCAGCTCTGCACCGATGCTCCGCTCGGGATTCGGCGGGAACGGATCGGTATAGGCGAATCCCGCGGATTCCACCACCTTCCGGGCGAGCGTCAAGCCGTTGCTGTGGACGCCTGCACTCCTGAGTCCCAGGACGAGGTCGCCCACCTGGATCTGCTCGCCCGTAATTACGCGATCTTTATGCACATAGCCGACACAGGTCCCCGAGAGGTCTAATCCGTTCACCAGTTCCGGCAATATCGCCGTCTCGCCGCTCACGATATAAATGTCCGCGAGTTCCGCACCGGCTTCCAGACCACGGGCCACCGCCACCGCGACCTGCTCATCGGGACGATCGATCGCGAGATAATCAACGAAGGCGAGTGGCGTCGCACCCAGACAGTACAGGTCATTCACGTTCATCGCGACGCAGTCGATCCCGATGGTATCCCACTTCCCCAGCTGCTCTGCGATGAGCACCTTCGAGCCGACCCCATCGGTCGATATCGCGAGGAGGTGGAAGGGATCGAACGGGAGCTCGAAGAGCCCGGCAAAACCCTGTGAGCTGGTCTGCCGCGTGACCACCTCAGAGATCGCTTTGACCACGCTGCGCTCCTTCGTGATATCCACGCCCGCCTTCGCGTACGTCCACCGCATAGCATAGTGAGATTGGTGACGCAGCAGTTAAAGGTTGTCGAGAAGGTGTAGCGGGTACCTGTGGGATGCCGGGAGAAGTAAGACCAGCGTGACGGCGGCACGAGCGCCTGATCGCCGCCCTAGTTCACCGCTGCCTGTATCCGTGCTACCCGCGCCATCGCCGTCGTGCACGCGTCTGCACGTGACCTGCCGACACCAATACCCGTGGCGATGGGCTCGCCCTGGTGCACCGTTCTCCCGCGTGCGGGTATGTCCACGATCCCCGATCCCCCCCCGGTAAGATCCGCGGTGACGAGGCCGTCGCGCGCGGCAAACACGATCATCTTGGCTGCGTATCGTTTCACCGCGATGCGTGCTGGCAGCTCACCCGCCACGGCGCGAACGTGCGCGTCCACCAGGTTCAATCCGGTCGCGAGCTCAACGGTATCCAGACTGCCCTGCACGCGTGGATTCACCTCGATAACGACCGGGCCGTCGTCGGAAAGAACCACGTCCACACCGTTCGAGCCGATCAAGCCCAATTCCGCGGTCAAGTCCTCCGCAAGCTTGCACACCTCCGTCGATCGTGGTGCGGCCATGGGTGTGATATTCCCGCAGTAGACCAGCGGGCCGGGCGCGGACAGCGACTTCATACCTAACAACTGCTCGTTCAGGCAGATCGAGACCGCTTCCTGGTTCGATAAGAGCACCGAGACCGAGGCATGCTGCCCTTTAACGTAGTCCTGATACAGGAAGTCCGGCCGCGCCTTCGCCGATCTGATCAGCTCCTTCTCGGTCTGGCAGAAGAAGTTCGCGGTACCGCCACCGCCCTGAGCAGGCTTGGCCACCACCGGGTAAGCGAGCGGTATCCGCCTCTTCTGAGCGCACAAAGCGGTTATCGCACGACCGCTCACCGTCCGGGGGTGCGGGATACCCAGCTCGTCCAAACACGCGGCCAGCCACACCTTATCCGCAACCACGCGCGTCTTCTCCGGCCTGTTCCCCAGGATCTTTCCACGCGCCGTATCTGAGAGCGAGCGGTAATCAGCGCTCTCGAATCCCGAGCCCATGATCACGCCATCAACGAGTCCCTTCACGTCCTCAAGGATCGTCAGCCCTTTGTGAAGATCATCGGGATCCAGCAGGTAAAAATTGCGCGCACTCCCTCTCGTATCCACATCGCCAAATGCATCGGCTGCGGACATCTCGTAGCCCGCTCGCTGGCCTGAGCAGACAATGTGCCGAACGGAGAATCCGAGTGCGAGGATGGAACGTATCTCCTGCATGAGTTCGCGGCTATCTTCTCCCCCTTCAGTAAGGCAGCAACTTAGTAAGGTAAGGTAAGTATAGTATAGTGCCGCGGAAGAAAAAAAAAAGAACGTCAGGTGCGGTAGACGCACCCCACGGAGAAGGTGCGCTATAAAGATATATCTACCAAGGCACGTACATATACTGTCTAAAACGAACGAGCGAAGTATCTGGTGATTTGCAGATGTCGTATTTTGGTAAAGAGCGGCAAAAGGCGGATTTCCTGGCGCTGGAGCAGGCGATTCTGGCGCTCTGGGACTGCGAGCGGACCTTCGAGCGCAGTGTGAGCCAGCGTGAGGGTTGTGAGCGGTTCGTCTTCCTCGAAGGTCCACCTACGGCGAACGGACTCCCGCATCCCGGCCATATTCTCACCCGCGTTGTGAAAGACCTTATCCTTCGGTATAAGACGATGCGCGGCTACTATGTGCCCCGCAAAGCGGGCTGGGATACGCACGGACTGCCGGTCGAGATCGAGGTGGAGAAGGAGCTGGGTATTCGCACAAAGCCCGAGATCGAGACCTACGGCATCGAGAACTTCAACCGCAAGTGTAAAGATTCTGTATTTAGATATGAGAAGGAATGGGTGAACGCCACGAGACGGGTCGGATTCTGGATCGATATGAACGATCCGTACATCACGTTCCATAAGAGCTATATCGAATCAGTTTGGTGGTCGCTGAAGACGATCTGGGGTAAGGGGCTGCTCTATAAAGGTCATAAGGTCGTGCCCTACTGCCCCCGGTGTGAGACCACGCTCAGCAGCCACGAGGTCGCGCAGGGCTATCGCGACGTGGACGACCCCTCGGTCTTCGTGAAGTTCAAGCTGAAGCGAACGGCAGAGGATGCGAGCCCGATCTTCCTGCTGGCGTGGACGACCACGCCCTGGACGCTCCTCGGGAATATCGCACTCGCCCTGCATCCCGAGCACACATACGCTAAGATCCGGTTGACCGAGGCGGACGAATTCGGACGGCCCGGCGAGTCGGTGTTCATCCTCGCGGAATCGCGCTTGACCGTTATCGAGGAAGACTACGAGGTCCTGGAGCGGTTCCCCGGCGCGCAGTTGGACGGCGAAGAGTACGAGCCGCTCTTTGCGTACGCTACCATCGAAGGGGAGGCGCACAGGGTGATCACCGCGGAGTTCGTCACGCTCGATGAGGGTTCCGGGATCGTGCATATCGCGCCCGCCTTTGGTGAGGTCGATTACGAGGCCTGCAAGGTGCGTGAGCTGGGCTTCACGCAACCGGTGGATAGCGAAGGCCGCTTCACCGACGAGGTGCCGCCCCTTGCGGGCATCTTCGTGAAAGATGCTGATCGCGAGATCATTGAGATGCTGCGTGAGCGCGGGATACTGTACAAAGAGGAGCGCTATGCGCACTCCTATCCCTTCTGCTGGCGCTGCAATTCACCGCTCCTCTATTACGCACGTGAATCATGGTTCATCGGGATGTCACAGCTCCGTGACCACCTGCTGGCGAACAACGAGCAGATCTCCTGGTATCCCGGGCATCTGAAATACGGCCGGTTCGGGAACTTCCTCGAGAACATCGCCGACTGGGCACTGAGTCGAGAGCGGTTCTGGGGCACGCCATTACCGGTCTGGATCTGCACGGCGTGTGGCGCACAGCACTGCGTGGGCAGCCTCAAAGAGGTGCAGGAGCGGGCTGCAATGCCCGTGCCCGACGATATAGATCTCCACCGGCCGTACATTGACGACGTGATCCTGAGGTGCGACGCGTGCGGTGGCGCTATGGAGCGGGTAAAGGACGTGATCGATTGCTGGTACGATTCGGGATCCGCGCCGTTCGCGCAGTGGCATTATCCCTTCGAGACAGAGCGCTTCACCCAGAACTTCCCCGCAAACTTCATCACCGAAGCGATCGATCAGACCCGGGGCTGGTTCTATTCGCTCCTCGGGGTCTCGACCGCGGTCTTTGACCGGCCGCCGTACCACACGGTACTCTCGCTCGGCCACATCCTCGACGCGAAGGGCGTGAAGATGAGCAAGAGCAAGGGTAACGTGGTGGACATCAATGCGCTCTTCAAGACCGAAGCGGCGGACGCGCTGCGCTGGTATCTCGTTACTGCGGGGCCGTTGACCGAGGATATCCGGTTCTCCCCTGAGGCGATCAGGGAGAAGCAGAAGAAGTTCCTGAATACACTCTGGAACTCCTACTTCTTCTTCATCACCTATGCGAACATCGACGCGTTCCATCCCGCCGGGAAGAGCATCCCGGTCGAGCAGCGGAACCCCCTGGATCGCTGGCTCATCTCGCGGCTCAACACGGTCACTCAGGAGGTCATTACGGCGCTCGAGCGCTATGAACTGCACGTGGCCGCGCGTAAGCTCGAGGAGTTCGTCTCGGACGAGCTGAGCAACTGGTACATACGACGCTCACGGCGCCGGTTCTGGATCGCGGAGGAGAACAGAGATAAGGATTGCGCGTATCTCACGCTCTATGAGGTGCTCGTCGCGCTCTGCAAACTGCTCGCTCCCTTCGTCCCGTTCCTCACCGAGCATATCTATCAGAATCTCGTACGTGGTATCTCCGGCGATGGAAAAGAGAGCGTCCATCTCTGCGATTATCCCTGCCCCGAAGAAGCGCTCATTGATACCGAGTTGGAATCCGCGATGCGGCTGATCTCAGACCTCGTTGAGGCCGGTCGGCGAGCACGGTCGGATGCGGGTATCAAGATCCGCCAGCCCTTGCGCGAGCTGGTGATCACGTGCAGTGCAGACCAGCGCGCAACGTGCGAGGAGCTGATCGCGGTGCTGGAGGACGAGGTGAACGTCCGTGACGTGCGCTTCGAGGCGGCTTCGAAAGCGGTTGCAGAGCGCCTTGCCAGCGCGCGTGAGAAGTACCGCGCGGTCGAGCTGGGTGCCGGGCTCTGCCTGTACCTGGACTGCAGCCCGGACCGGACGCTGATCGAAGAAGGTCTGGTACGTGACATCGTGCGACGTGCGCAGGGTATGCGGAAGGATCTTGATCTGGACTATACCGAGCGGATAGCGCTGACCTACGCGGGTGACGCTGAGGTCAGGGATGCGATCCATAACTTCGCCGAGTATATTTGCACGGAGACGCTGGCCGAGACGCTGGAGGAAGGGCCGCCCGCGAGTCCCGAAGACGAACGCGTGTACGGGAAGACCTGGCGAATCGGGGATAAAGAGGTCTATCTCGCGATCCGGGCGCTTGCTGCTGCGGACCGCGACTGAGTTGAGTACGTGACCGCGTGAGTGCGCGCACTCCGGGTAGCGCGAAATCGTAAAGAGTAATTTATATAAAGCATCAATAAGAGGAATGGAAACTAGGTAAAAGGAGAGAAAGAAAAATGCCAGCAGTAGTAGATGAAGAGAAGTGTAACGGATGTGGAACCTGTATAGAGGAGTGCGCGGTCGAGTGCATCACGCTGGAGGGCGAGGGAGACGACGCCAAGGCGAAGATCAACGCTGAGGAATGCACCGATTGCGAGACCTGCGTGGATGTCTGCGAACAGGGCGCGATCAGCATGCAAGAGGCGTAGTTACGTTAGCGTAACGTACTTGACCTAAGCTAAGCTAACCTATCTAAGCTAACCTAACGAACAGCACTCTTGCGTGCGTTCTGGCACATCACGAGACGGTGGGACGAACTATGGGCACGGCACCAACAGGCGTGAAGATCGAACGGATCGGGATCGAGAATCCCGAGGGTAAGCAGGTCATCATCGGTCAGGGCAATTTCAGTATCTTCACCTGTGATGACCTCTTCATGACGCTCCTGACCACCGTGCCGGGGATCAAATGCGCGGTCGCCATGAACGAAGCGGTGCCGAAGTTGACGAGAGTCACGGGGAATGAGGAGCGTCTGAAACAGCTCGCCGGTGCGAACTGCCTCCGAATCGCCGCCTCTCATACTTTTTTTATTCTCCTTGAGAACGCGTTCCCGATCAACGTTTTGCCGGCGTTGAAGGCGCATCCTGCGGTGGCCACGATCTTCGTCGCCTCCGCGAACGAGCTCGAAGTCATCGTTGCAGAGACCGAACTCGGCCGCGCGGTGATCGGTGTCGTGGATGGCACCGCGGCAACCCGGCTCGAGACGTCTGCGGAGAAGCAGGAGCGCCGGGCGCTCTGCGCGCAGTTGGGGTATACGCTCGATTAATTACTAACCGAATCCGTGGTCCGCTGGCGCTTTCCTGGTTACTAACGGCTGATACCGAACGGCCGGGAAGGCGCTTATTACGCTTATTACCGCTCCTTTGATCAATCCCGAGTTGAGTAAGCCTGCGAATTCGGCTGCTCGCTCACGGTAAGCACTGCCCATTCATACTCGCGGGGCCACAGAGCGAGGCGTTTCAGTCACCGCTCGAGCTGTTCGGCCGCGTCAACGGTATAGCCCGCGTGCACGAGCTTTGAGATCTTACGCACGAGCAGTATCGGGTTCTCGGCCTGAAAGACATTGCGACCGATGGAGACACCGGCGGCACCCACCTGGATCGCATCGTAGATCATCTCGAAGAGCTCATGCTCGGTGCCCATCTTCGGGCCGCCCGCGATGACCACGGGTATCTGACAGCCCTGCACCACCTCTTTGAAAGTCTCCGGCGAGCCGGTGTAATTCGTCTTGATCATATCAACGCCGAGCTCCGCACCGACCCGTGCGGCATGCTTGACGTACTCAACCTCGTGCTCTGATTGCACCTTCGGGCCGCGGGGGTACATCATGGCGAGCAGCGGCATGCCCCACTGATCGCACGTGCGCGCCACCCGCCCGAGGTCAGTGAGCATCTCCGCCTCGTCGTCCGCGCCAACATTGATATGGACACTCACAGCGTCCGCTCCGATCCTGATCGCGTCCGTCACCCGGGTGACCAGGACCTTATGGTTCGGATCAGGCCCGAGCCGGGTGCTCGCCGAGAGGTGTATGATGAGCCCGATATCCTTGCCATAGCCGCGGTGGCCGTGGAGCGGGAGACCCATATGCCCGAGCACCGCATTGGCACCGCCTTCCGCGACCCTGTCCACGGTCGCGCGAAGGTCGATCAGGCCGGAGATCGGCCCCGCAGTCAGCCCGTGATCCATGGGCACGATGACCGTCCGGTGCGTCTTCCGATCAACGATTCGTTCCATCCGAATCGCCTTTCCGAGATTGTACATAGATCAAGATAAGGGGTAGTAGGGACTTAAAGCCCGTGCTCTTTCCCGTGCCTCGCGGCGGTTACCGCAACCACCGCTCAGGGCACCAGGCCCGGGAACCACAAGCCCGCGGCTTCGTCCAGCCCGAACATCAGGTTCATATTCTGGATCGCCTGTCCGGATCCGCCTTTTACGAGGTTGTCTATGGTCGAGATCACCACGATCCGATCGCTGCCTTCTTCAATGGCGAAGCTAAGGTCGCAGAAATTCGTGCCGCGCACGGCACCCAGTGTGGGCACGCCCGATCGCAGCCGTATGAATCGCTGGTCCGCGTAGAATTCGGTGTAGAGCTGCTCGATTGCCTCGGCCGTCTTCGAGACGCCCGCTTTCAAGAAGACATGGGCCGTGGTGAGTATGCCGCGGATTGCGGGAATAACGTGCGGGGTGAAGCCCACGGGAATGCGTAACTCCTGCCGCATCTCCGCGACGTGCCGGTGCGCGGTGATCTGGTAGGGGATGATATTCTCAGCGAGATTGGGGAAATGTGATTTCTCGGAGGGCGATTCACCTGCGCCGGAGATCCCGGACTTCGAGTCGAAGAGCACGCGCTCCACCAGGCCTGCTCGTACCAGCGGAGCCACTGCCAGGATCGCGCCCGTGGGGTAGCAGCCGGGATTTGCCACCAGGCCCGCCTGCGCAACCTCAGGATGCAGTTCCGGGAGCCCGTAGACCGCGTTACGCTCCTCTTTATCGGTATGCTCAAGCTGGTAGATCCGCTCGAAGTCCGCGCGCTTCAGGCGATAGTCTGCACTCAGATCGATCACGCGCACACCGTTTTCGAGGAGGCGCGGCACATAGGTCATGGCACTGCCATGAGGTACCGCAACAAAGACCACATCGCTCCGATCCGCGATCTCGCGGGGATCAACATCGTCGTATGCGAGCGAGATGAACGGTGCCAGGTATGGATTGACGTCGCTTACCTGCTGTCCCTTCTGGCGCCGGGACGTTACGATAGAGATATGTACCTCTGGATGAGCCAGGAGCAACCGGATGAGCTCAAGGCCGGTGTAACCAGTTCCGCCTATTATCCCCGCTTCGATCATGTCTGTCTGTCCGCCTGTCTTACCATAATTGGGTGCTGATTAATAAACTCTGAGGGTATGCAGCGTTCTCGCCGGTGTACGCGCTCACGATCGGTCTTTTCCGTGCCACCAGTTCAGGAGTTCGGGCTCGTGGCGCACGTGCGCTGGGTAGTAAGTAGACGGCACAACGAAAGACGTGGAGCACAGCGTGATCGACCCGCGCACCTGCACGCGCCTGAAGCTGGCTGAACAACTCTTCAGGCTCGCGCCCCTGTAGATCTGCGATCGAGCGAATGCCCAGGGTCCATAATGTTTCAGCGATCTTTTTCCCCACACCCGGTACCTGCTGCAGCTCTTGCAGCGCCGCTTGCTTCTTTGAGACTTGCATGTCGATTAGTTCACGCAGCTCAGATGATAAAGGGTCAGTGATAGAACCGTGCGAATACCGGCCGGTTGGTGCTGCAGCCGATGAGCGGTTTCGTGGTCTTGCGGCCGGAAGAACTTAAAAGGTTGTGGTGGTAACGTAGATACAGATACCGATGGCACGTAAAAGAAGCGTGAAGAAGGAACGCGACAATGCGCGGCTGCAGAAGATACTTGTGGGGCTCTTTATGGCCATGATCATGGTCGGGTCAGCGATTGCGGTACTGACGTTACTGTAAGCTCAGCGGGATACCGGCGTTCGGTCAGTCAGGTCTGCTGCGCTTTGA encodes:
- a CDS encoding phosphate uptake regulator PhoU, translating into MKAEKRKVQLTGGSTYTISLPIKWARDAAVKQGDELLLVEQPDRSLLLTPVRAGDERARYAELTLADTEQFEDHFRYLIAYYLVGYDVVKLLSPGGFEAEVRKRIKEEVRKRLIGMEVVGESSKEIVLKSFLKYEDFTLRDALQSMSRIIIAMLEDAISALELGDKDRARDVIERDNEIDRFYLLLVRQLKATVRDPELAKKIEMSGQRDSLGYRIVVKNMERMGDHVERIAKHSLLMSAPVGVEQIREIGTSTKVLFLKTLDSLRKRDVQMANEAIRDANQLIDRVNEINERTLAEEMSVSDKIHAFAIIESLGKIAKYCEDIAEITINLGIEVPGEEIP
- a CDS encoding signal recognition particle protein, whose protein sequence is MLGRLSSSLKETIQKIAKAKRIDKQTVDELVRDIQRALIQADVKIALVKELSDRIRERSLSEKPTLNPREHVIKVVYEELITILGTGVDVPLGSQKIMMVGLHGTGKTSSCAKLARYFQKKGLKPAVICADVYRPAASDQLRQLCNSIGVPFYDGANLPPGRSVTDIVAAGVTTFEKYDVKIIDTAGRHALEAEMIEEIKEIGALIAPEHRFLVLDAAIGQQASVQAHAFDAAVGITGIIITKMDGTAKGGGALSAVSETNSGVAFIGTGEKVDDFEKFEADRFISRLLGMGDIKSLIEMAEESLTEKEVDADLLKGKFTLNDLYKQLEAVRKMGPFKKIMQMMPLGGLGFDLNDEMYQITEDKLGKFRVIMDSMTEDELNDPKIIDGSRLRRIARGAGTTTAEVSSLLKYHRMMQKMMKQFGKGGRGKLPAMKGMPLGKLMDMMK
- a CDS encoding phosphoribosylformylglycinamidine cyclo-ligase, whose amino-acid sequence is MRWTYAKAGVDITKERSVVKAISEVVTRQTSSQGFAGLFELPFDPFHLLAISTDGVGSKVLIAEQLGKWDTIGIDCVAMNVNDLYCLGATPLAFVDYLAIDRPDEQVAVAVARGLEAGAELADIYIVSGETAILPELVNGLDLSGTCVGYVHKDRVITGEQIQVGDLVLGLRSAGVHSNGLTLARKVVESAGFAYTDPFPPNPERSIGAELLIPTRIYTEVLELMARCEVHGAAHITGSGFLKLTRITELGYDIYNPFEPQEIFAFLQEQGDITAEEMYKTFNMGMGFAVVIPEQAKREALQTTGGQIVGEIVARSKGIRVGDVRIV
- a CDS encoding ATP-grasp domain-containing protein — encoded protein: MQEIRSILALGFSVRHIVCSGQRAGYEMSAADAFGDVDTRGSARNFYLLDPDDLHKGLTILEDVKGLVDGVIMGSGFESADYRSLSDTARGKILGNRPEKTRVVADKVWLAACLDELGIPHPRTVSGRAITALCAQKRRIPLAYPVVAKPAQGGGGTANFFCQTEKELIRSAKARPDFLYQDYVKGQHASVSVLLSNQEAVSICLNEQLLGMKSLSAPGPLVYCGNITPMAAPRSTEVCKLAEDLTAELGLIGSNGVDVVLSDDGPVVIEVNPRVQGSLDTVELATGLNLVDAHVRAVAGELPARIAVKRYAAKMIVFAARDGLVTADLTGGGSGIVDIPARGRTVHQGEPIATGIGVGRSRADACTTAMARVARIQAAVN
- a CDS encoding isoleucine--tRNA ligase; this encodes MSYFGKERQKADFLALEQAILALWDCERTFERSVSQREGCERFVFLEGPPTANGLPHPGHILTRVVKDLILRYKTMRGYYVPRKAGWDTHGLPVEIEVEKELGIRTKPEIETYGIENFNRKCKDSVFRYEKEWVNATRRVGFWIDMNDPYITFHKSYIESVWWSLKTIWGKGLLYKGHKVVPYCPRCETTLSSHEVAQGYRDVDDPSVFVKFKLKRTAEDASPIFLLAWTTTPWTLLGNIALALHPEHTYAKIRLTEADEFGRPGESVFILAESRLTVIEEDYEVLERFPGAQLDGEEYEPLFAYATIEGEAHRVITAEFVTLDEGSGIVHIAPAFGEVDYEACKVRELGFTQPVDSEGRFTDEVPPLAGIFVKDADREIIEMLRERGILYKEERYAHSYPFCWRCNSPLLYYARESWFIGMSQLRDHLLANNEQISWYPGHLKYGRFGNFLENIADWALSRERFWGTPLPVWICTACGAQHCVGSLKEVQERAAMPVPDDIDLHRPYIDDVILRCDACGGAMERVKDVIDCWYDSGSAPFAQWHYPFETERFTQNFPANFITEAIDQTRGWFYSLLGVSTAVFDRPPYHTVLSLGHILDAKGVKMSKSKGNVVDINALFKTEAADALRWYLVTAGPLTEDIRFSPEAIREKQKKFLNTLWNSYFFFITYANIDAFHPAGKSIPVEQRNPLDRWLISRLNTVTQEVITALERYELHVAARKLEEFVSDELSNWYIRRSRRRFWIAEENRDKDCAYLTLYEVLVALCKLLAPFVPFLTEHIYQNLVRGISGDGKESVHLCDYPCPEEALIDTELESAMRLISDLVEAGRRARSDAGIKIRQPLRELVITCSADQRATCEELIAVLEDEVNVRDVRFEAASKAVAERLASAREKYRAVELGAGLCLYLDCSPDRTLIEEGLVRDIVRRAQGMRKDLDLDYTERIALTYAGDAEVRDAIHNFAEYICTETLAETLEEGPPASPEDERVYGKTWRIGDKEVYLAIRALAAADRD
- a CDS encoding 4Fe-4S dicluster domain-containing protein, producing the protein MPAVVDEEKCNGCGTCIEECAVECITLEGEGDDAKAKINAEECTDCETCVDVCEQGAISMQEA
- a CDS encoding adenosine monophosphate-protein transferase, translating into MGTAPTGVKIERIGIENPEGKQVIIGQGNFSIFTCDDLFMTLLTTVPGIKCAVAMNEAVPKLTRVTGNEERLKQLAGANCLRIAASHTFFILLENAFPINVLPALKAHPAVATIFVASANELEVIVAETELGRAVIGVVDGTAATRLETSAEKQERRALCAQLGYTLD